One window from the genome of Gemmatimonadaceae bacterium encodes:
- the yjjX gene encoding inosine/xanthosine triphosphatase → MTDRHPLAAVRRVLVGSTNPVKIGAVRAVLARVAPDAEVDGVAVTSSVPDQPVGDEETIRGALARARGVLTLGGADLGVGIEGGVVHEAGGMRTCAWAAVATPDGRTGVGGSLAMPLPPAVADAVRGGLELGHAMDRLTGAHDTKRGAGAVGILTAGLVDRQQAYEALVAYALAPFLTPEYW, encoded by the coding sequence ATGACCGATCGCCATCCACTCGCCGCCGTCCGTCGCGTGCTCGTGGGCTCCACCAATCCCGTGAAGATCGGCGCCGTGCGCGCCGTGCTCGCGCGCGTAGCGCCCGACGCCGAGGTGGATGGCGTTGCCGTGACGTCGTCGGTGCCCGATCAGCCGGTGGGCGACGAGGAGACGATTCGCGGCGCCCTGGCGCGGGCGCGCGGCGTGCTCACGCTGGGCGGGGCCGACCTCGGGGTGGGGATCGAAGGCGGCGTGGTGCACGAGGCGGGTGGCATGCGCACCTGCGCGTGGGCGGCCGTGGCGACGCCCGACGGGCGCACGGGGGTGGGCGGGTCGCTGGCGATGCCGCTGCCGCCGGCCGTGGCCGACGCGGTGCGCGGCGGGCTGGAGTTGGGCCATGCGATGGATCGGTTGACGGGAGCGCACGACACCAAGCGCGGCGCCGGCGCGGTGGGGATCCTCACCGCGGGCCTGGTGGACCGGCAGCAGGCGTACGAGGCGTTGGTGGCGTACGCGCTGGCGCCCTTTCTCACGCCCGAATACTGGTGA
- a CDS encoding CGNR zinc finger domain-containing protein yields the protein MSPPSSPPTIEQSAAPAAPALRDAFAFVGERLWLDFVNSDADASATDALLDFATMVRWLDAAQVIDAERAAGMTRRAQQQPAGASAALVDARRVRAALRALAESAGTHRESRLNAVAEINRILGRSAGTRRLEMRADGAFVRAFVPGGDAFAGLMIPLVESAADALILGELPRVRRCANPRCHRVFYDATKNGGRRWCDMATCGNRAKAARHRARGRG from the coding sequence ATGTCCCCTCCGTCTTCCCCACCCACGATCGAGCAATCGGCCGCTCCCGCCGCGCCGGCCCTCCGCGACGCGTTCGCATTCGTGGGCGAACGCCTCTGGCTCGACTTCGTGAACTCCGACGCCGACGCCTCGGCCACCGACGCCCTGCTCGACTTCGCGACGATGGTCCGCTGGCTCGACGCGGCGCAGGTGATCGACGCCGAGCGCGCCGCCGGGATGACGCGCCGCGCGCAGCAGCAGCCGGCCGGCGCCAGCGCCGCGCTGGTCGACGCGCGCCGGGTGCGCGCCGCGCTCCGCGCCCTCGCCGAGAGTGCCGGCACCCACCGCGAGTCGCGCCTGAACGCCGTGGCCGAGATCAATCGCATCCTCGGGCGCAGCGCCGGCACCCGGCGCCTCGAAATGCGCGCCGACGGCGCGTTCGTGCGCGCCTTCGTGCCGGGCGGCGACGCCTTTGCCGGTTTGATGATCCCGCTCGTCGAGTCGGCGGCCGATGCCCTCATCCTGGGCGAGTTGCCGCGCGTGCGCCGCTGCGCCAACCCGCGCTGCCACCGGGTGTTCTACGACGCCACCAAGAACGGCGGCCGCCGGTGGTGCGACATGGCCACGTGCGGCAATCGCGCCAAGGCGGCGCGCCACCGGGCCCGCGGCAGGGGCTGA
- a CDS encoding DEAD/DEAH box helicase, translating to MTRSVRDRSLPPDHEAFVRGDPPTGRVIVIAPTRAACETIEIAVGLHLETFLESHHGERVRELARSRRGFGIVAGTGTGKTLAIRPIAEELLGTTELRVGVVNREREATPETPSWNVVIVTTGIARRWFEDGDILGSDTLIVDEIHQTSAELELCLALGKRAGCRFVWLSATVDPAFYARYLNSADVLEVYAFDPDRAADVRVLNRKARDFLDDRLLQQFQKQRRGVALFVPTRRGVEEAAGLVQERMPRMNVAFYHGGEPIRVIRPFLDGSERKPFFLAMTAAGQSALNVHGLDTVIIDDVRFANLIDRGRNVLTQLHLGANEILQMAGRVHGRVAGGRVYILSDREIDFATLRPTEPQFQLAGDSERVAITCAALGVRADELDLPVPLDRVAYRDAVALLERRGIVEQGRLTTYGRAVEAMPVERVWAELVVNAGDDMLPFLAVMSSVESLHRMTRDERDLTGLVVPGSDHLTAYNVYAEAYTRAGYVGEVYGLPRHLFDERSSETWADRRGVLVKAIEDAALGMASVYRAVGAPLPDRMPRAGDEMLRRFQQLLARYMPFTLVIDERTATGDDARVSKTSVCGSWGAIAGELRYFADKFGVPRAGIEGTQIPADLIREHATRRPPELAYDARRGRGTLVMVRRVDFFGFELERDVEEIDEFPAELAAQARALLADALARGESRHPAARRNQPAVEHVREAWRRSAGRTARLGQAELAAFYARLLDGVGSMRDFHRAALRFDADAFVAPEERARLAQLPSRVEIRGQAVEIHYDVEDAPEGPRGVARLRLPEKLARTLVLEELPALDRPLRFIVTRGKRGAVRAASLDELQALLDLPYSPEEPTSDRRSERGRRSGGRRDEGRSRGSGPPGGRGGKGGRGGRRGR from the coding sequence GTGACACGTTCGGTTCGCGACAGATCGCTCCCTCCCGACCACGAAGCATTCGTTCGCGGCGATCCGCCCACCGGACGGGTGATCGTCATCGCGCCCACGCGCGCCGCGTGCGAGACGATCGAGATCGCGGTGGGCCTGCACCTCGAGACCTTCCTGGAATCGCACCACGGCGAGCGGGTGCGCGAACTCGCGCGCTCGCGCCGCGGGTTCGGAATCGTGGCCGGCACCGGCACCGGCAAGACGCTGGCCATCCGCCCGATCGCCGAAGAGCTGCTCGGCACCACCGAACTGCGGGTGGGAGTGGTGAACCGCGAACGCGAGGCCACGCCCGAGACGCCGAGTTGGAACGTGGTGATCGTGACCACGGGGATCGCGCGCCGGTGGTTCGAGGACGGCGACATCCTGGGCAGCGACACCCTGATCGTGGACGAGATCCACCAGACGTCGGCCGAGCTGGAGTTGTGTCTGGCGCTCGGCAAGCGCGCCGGGTGCCGGTTCGTCTGGCTGTCGGCCACGGTGGATCCCGCGTTCTACGCGCGCTACCTGAACAGCGCCGACGTGCTCGAGGTGTACGCGTTCGATCCCGACCGCGCGGCCGACGTGCGCGTGCTCAACCGCAAGGCGCGTGATTTCCTGGACGATCGCCTGCTGCAGCAGTTCCAGAAGCAGCGGCGCGGGGTGGCCCTGTTCGTGCCCACGCGGCGCGGCGTGGAGGAGGCGGCGGGGCTGGTGCAGGAGCGGATGCCGCGCATGAACGTGGCGTTCTATCATGGCGGCGAGCCGATCCGCGTGATCCGCCCGTTCCTCGACGGGAGCGAGCGCAAGCCGTTCTTCCTGGCGATGACGGCGGCGGGCCAGAGCGCGCTCAACGTCCACGGGCTCGACACGGTGATCATCGACGACGTGCGGTTCGCGAATCTGATCGACCGCGGCCGCAACGTGCTCACGCAACTCCACCTGGGCGCCAACGAGATCCTCCAGATGGCGGGGCGCGTGCACGGGCGGGTGGCGGGCGGCCGCGTCTACATCCTCTCCGACCGCGAGATCGACTTCGCCACGCTGCGGCCCACCGAGCCGCAGTTCCAGCTGGCCGGCGATTCGGAGCGCGTGGCGATCACGTGCGCGGCGTTGGGCGTGCGGGCCGACGAACTCGATCTGCCGGTGCCCCTCGACCGGGTGGCCTACCGCGACGCGGTGGCGCTGCTGGAGCGGCGCGGCATCGTGGAGCAGGGGCGGCTGACCACGTACGGCCGCGCCGTCGAAGCGATGCCCGTGGAGCGGGTGTGGGCCGAGTTGGTGGTCAATGCCGGCGACGACATGCTGCCGTTCCTGGCCGTGATGAGTTCCGTGGAGTCGCTCCACCGCATGACGCGCGACGAGCGCGACCTCACGGGCCTGGTGGTGCCGGGCAGCGATCATCTCACGGCCTACAACGTGTACGCCGAGGCGTACACGCGGGCCGGGTACGTGGGCGAGGTGTACGGCCTGCCGCGGCACCTGTTCGACGAGCGGAGCAGCGAGACGTGGGCCGATCGCCGCGGCGTGCTGGTCAAGGCGATCGAGGACGCGGCGCTGGGCATGGCCAGCGTGTACCGCGCGGTGGGCGCGCCGCTGCCCGACCGGATGCCGCGCGCCGGCGACGAGATGCTGCGGCGGTTCCAGCAACTGCTGGCCCGCTACATGCCGTTCACGCTGGTGATCGACGAACGCACCGCCACCGGCGACGACGCGCGGGTGTCGAAGACCAGCGTGTGCGGCAGCTGGGGCGCGATCGCCGGCGAACTGCGCTACTTCGCCGACAAGTTCGGCGTGCCCCGCGCCGGCATCGAAGGCACGCAGATCCCCGCCGACCTGATCCGCGAACACGCCACGCGCCGGCCGCCCGAGCTGGCGTACGACGCGCGGCGCGGCCGGGGCACGCTGGTCATGGTGCGGCGCGTGGATTTCTTCGGCTTCGAACTCGAACGCGACGTCGAGGAGATCGACGAATTCCCGGCGGAGCTGGCGGCGCAGGCGCGGGCCCTGCTTGCCGACGCGCTGGCGCGCGGCGAATCGCGGCACCCCGCGGCGCGGCGCAACCAGCCCGCCGTGGAGCACGTGCGCGAGGCGTGGCGCCGCTCGGCGGGCCGCACGGCGCGGCTGGGCCAGGCCGAGCTGGCGGCATTCTATGCGCGGCTGCTCGACGGGGTGGGTTCGATGCGCGACTTCCACCGGGCGGCGCTGCGGTTCGACGCCGACGCGTTCGTCGCGCCGGAGGAACGCGCCCGGTTGGCGCAGCTGCCGTCGCGCGTGGAGATCCGGGGGCAGGCGGTGGAGATCCACTACGACGTGGAGGACGCGCCCGAGGGCCCGCGGGGCGTGGCCCGGCTCCGGTTGCCGGAGAAGCTGGCCCGCACGCTGGTGCTTGAGGAGCTGCCGGCGCTGGATCGTCCGCTGCGGTTCATCGTCACGCGCGGAAAGCGGGGGGCGGTGCGCGCGGCATCGCTGGATGAACTGCAGGCCTTGCTCGATCTGCCGTACAGTCCCGAGGAGCCGACGTCCGACCGGCGGAGCGAGCGCGGGCGGCGAAGCGGTGGCCGGCGCGACGAAGGGCGTTCGAGAGGCTCGGGCCCTCCGGGGGGCCGCGGCGGCAAGGGTGGCAGGGGCGGGCGCCGCGGGCGGTGA
- a CDS encoding ATP-dependent 6-phosphofructokinase — MRIAISTGGGDAPGLNAVIHAAVLSAAQRGWEVLGIKRGYFGLLGEDEVMTLNADSVRGIAHLGGTILRTTNRGNPFRWPVQQPGGTVIEVDRSDELIENARQLGIDALISIGGDGSLHLAQQLHAKGLHVVGVPKTIDNDVSATISTFGFDTAVNTALEAIDRLHTTAESHDRVIVMEVMGRHAGFIALHAGLAGTADVILIPEIPYDIERVCDKIRTRDRSGRHFSIVVVAEGAFPRGGVPYTVERAVPGGEARLGGVAEVVGRAIEERTGKETRTLVLGHLQRGGQPTGYDRLLATRFGGAAVVAVANERWGHMVALQSPHIITIPIADALRQSKRVEPDHDVVQTARSTGISFGDA; from the coding sequence ATGCGCATCGCCATCTCCACGGGCGGCGGCGACGCCCCCGGACTCAACGCCGTCATCCACGCCGCCGTGCTCTCGGCGGCCCAGCGCGGCTGGGAGGTGCTGGGCATCAAGCGTGGCTACTTCGGCCTGCTGGGCGAGGACGAGGTCATGACGCTCAACGCCGACTCGGTGCGCGGGATCGCGCATCTGGGCGGCACCATCCTCCGCACCACCAACCGCGGCAATCCGTTCCGCTGGCCGGTGCAGCAGCCCGGCGGGACGGTGATCGAGGTGGACCGCTCCGATGAGTTGATCGAGAATGCGCGCCAACTCGGCATCGACGCCCTGATCTCGATCGGCGGCGACGGGTCGCTGCACCTGGCCCAGCAGCTCCACGCCAAGGGCCTGCACGTGGTGGGCGTGCCGAAGACGATCGACAACGACGTGAGCGCCACGATCAGCACGTTCGGTTTCGACACGGCGGTCAACACGGCGCTCGAAGCGATCGACCGGCTGCATACCACGGCGGAGAGCCATGATCGCGTGATCGTGATGGAGGTGATGGGGCGCCACGCCGGGTTCATCGCCCTCCACGCCGGGCTCGCCGGCACCGCCGACGTGATCCTGATTCCCGAGATCCCGTACGACATCGAGCGCGTGTGCGACAAGATCCGCACGCGCGACCGCTCGGGCCGCCACTTTTCGATCGTGGTGGTGGCCGAGGGCGCGTTCCCGCGCGGCGGCGTTCCGTATACGGTGGAGCGGGCCGTTCCGGGCGGCGAGGCGCGGCTGGGCGGCGTGGCCGAAGTGGTGGGCCGCGCCATCGAGGAGCGGACGGGCAAGGAGACGCGGACGCTGGTGCTCGGGCACCTCCAGCGCGGCGGCCAGCCCACCGGCTACGACCGTCTGCTCGCCACCCGGTTCGGGGGCGCCGCGGTGGTGGCGGTGGCCAACGAGCGGTGGGGACACATGGTAGCCCTGCAATCACCGCACATCATCACGATTCCCATAGCCGACGCCCTGCGCCAGTCCAAGCGGGTGGAGCCCGATCACGACGTGGTCCAGACCGCGCGATCCACCGGCATAAGCTTCGGCGACGCATAA
- a CDS encoding GspH/FimT family pseudopilin has product MRPARANTLPELLIALTLVAVIMALAVPHMAASLDRAAAHSASQEIESIFAAARSEALARHCTVWVVIDSAGAAIHLRVPGRGTRTRLLGSVYGVVLSATRDSMSYDGRGLGRGAANLTVIVARGLVRDTVVVSRLGRVRR; this is encoded by the coding sequence ATGCGTCCCGCCCGCGCCAACACCCTCCCCGAACTCCTCATCGCGCTCACGCTCGTCGCCGTGATCATGGCCCTGGCGGTGCCCCACATGGCTGCGTCGCTCGACCGGGCTGCGGCGCATTCCGCGTCCCAGGAAATCGAATCCATTTTCGCGGCCGCCCGCTCCGAGGCGCTCGCCCGGCACTGCACGGTGTGGGTGGTGATCGACAGCGCGGGGGCCGCGATCCACCTCCGGGTGCCGGGCCGCGGAACCCGCACCCGGCTCCTGGGGTCTGTGTATGGAGTCGTGCTGTCCGCCACCCGCGATTCCATGAGTTACGATGGGCGCGGACTGGGCCGGGGAGCGGCAAATCTGACGGTGATCGTCGCGCGGGGCCTGGTCCGGGACACCGTCGTGGTGTCGCGGCTGGGCCGAGTGCGGCGGTAG
- a CDS encoding RNA polymerase sigma factor, whose translation MSDDAADVRRVLSGDVDAYAALVDRYYDQCARYAVRMLGNRDDAEDALQATFLRAYRALAKYQERDKFSAWLYRILVNQCRSLAARRTQRERVFVREEALLLNAPDDAASGWSGEDEEFVQRVLSELDPLLREAFLLKYIEELSYEEMAALTGVGVSALKMRVKRACDRLRERWERIKHD comes from the coding sequence ATGAGCGACGACGCTGCCGACGTCCGACGTGTGCTCAGCGGTGACGTTGACGCATACGCGGCGCTGGTGGATCGGTACTACGACCAGTGCGCCCGGTACGCCGTCCGGATGCTGGGCAACCGGGACGACGCCGAAGATGCCCTGCAGGCCACGTTCCTGCGGGCCTATCGGGCGCTGGCCAAGTACCAGGAACGGGACAAGTTCAGCGCGTGGCTGTACCGCATTCTGGTGAACCAGTGCCGGAGTCTGGCGGCTCGGCGGACGCAGCGGGAGCGGGTCTTCGTTCGCGAGGAGGCGTTGCTGCTCAATGCGCCGGACGACGCGGCGTCGGGGTGGTCGGGTGAGGATGAGGAGTTCGTACAGCGGGTGTTGAGCGAGCTGGACCCGTTGCTGCGTGAGGCGTTTCTCCTCAAGTACATCGAGGAATTGAGCTACGAGGAGATGGCCGCGCTCACCGGCGTCGGCGTCTCCGCGCTGAAGATGCGGGTGAAACGCGCATGTGACCGTCTGCGCGAGAGATGGGAGCGCATTAAGCATGACTGA
- a CDS encoding isoamylase early set domain-containing protein has translation MTESNQDPYVEWIAAEARRPVQLAADARVRIMDAVRATPLPARPRRGSRWLTAPRTLALSPLASAVLAAGLVGIGVLVGISTTSRDGRQQAEQPTAVAANAQLPVHDSLQVHRFELRDPLASNVSLVGDFNEWSASATPMERTADGKWTVTVHLPPGRHVYAFIVDGAKGSTWMPDPAALRAPDDGYGAPNSVVLVGQGSAT, from the coding sequence ATGACTGAATCCAACCAGGATCCGTACGTCGAGTGGATCGCAGCGGAGGCGCGGCGGCCAGTGCAACTGGCGGCCGACGCCCGCGTGCGCATCATGGACGCGGTCCGTGCCACCCCGCTGCCGGCGCGCCCTCGCCGCGGCAGCCGGTGGCTCACGGCACCGCGGACGCTCGCGCTGTCTCCCCTGGCGAGTGCGGTTCTGGCCGCCGGCCTGGTGGGCATCGGGGTCCTCGTTGGAATCTCCACCACAAGCCGGGACGGCCGCCAGCAGGCCGAGCAGCCCACCGCTGTCGCTGCGAATGCGCAGCTCCCGGTCCACGATTCACTGCAGGTCCACCGCTTCGAGTTGCGCGATCCGCTGGCGTCCAACGTCTCCCTCGTCGGTGATTTCAACGAGTGGAGCGCGTCGGCCACGCCCATGGAGCGCACGGCTGACGGCAAGTGGACGGTGACGGTCCACCTTCCGCCGGGCCGGCACGTGTACGCGTTCATCGTGGACGGCGCCAAGGGCTCCACCTGGATGCCCGATCCGGCGGCGCTCCGTGCTCCGGACGACGGGTACGGGGCCCCCAATTCGGTCGTGCTCGTGGGCCAGGGATCGGCCACATGA
- a CDS encoding glycogen-binding domain-containing protein, with amino-acid sequence MFELKPSTAVLAIGLVLLIPQHEASAQIVSRLEAGGLMSSTPGFLPASAISLTPDVRYDGQVLKVSARGSAWINGQSWQLADGQVSASVTTPTRHHLSAQLIGNASRAYYDELNQNEQIDAEARVHLVFSQKGGLWLETGVARPWRVAVVSAVDVAGAGAWTQLGGATLTGTYTNFAFTKIASSKDSTGAAQACSTQTDNNSCLRQSHFSDVQGTVHWEKSFFEINAQTGYRFGDNNDVTPDSRRWASASAVVWLSSDMAVVVGGGRQPANPARGLPARNYANLGVMLAAWPAMTEGAVPIEARASAISKFDISSAGTSLERVQVHIAGVQSVDVMGDFTDWEPVAMVQRGRDLWEALVPIGAGVHQLNVRVDGGKWQPPPGAPTMRDGFNGEVGVLVIR; translated from the coding sequence ATGTTCGAGCTGAAGCCCAGCACCGCAGTCCTCGCCATCGGCCTCGTCCTGCTCATTCCGCAGCACGAGGCCTCGGCGCAGATCGTCTCGCGGCTCGAGGCGGGCGGGCTGATGAGCTCCACCCCGGGCTTTCTCCCGGCCAGCGCCATCAGCCTCACCCCGGACGTGCGCTACGACGGGCAGGTGCTCAAGGTCAGCGCCCGCGGCTCGGCCTGGATCAACGGGCAGTCGTGGCAGTTGGCCGACGGACAGGTCTCGGCCTCGGTCACCACGCCCACCCGGCATCACCTGAGCGCCCAGCTCATCGGCAACGCGAGCCGGGCGTATTACGACGAACTCAACCAGAACGAACAGATCGACGCCGAAGCACGGGTCCATCTGGTGTTCTCGCAGAAGGGTGGGCTGTGGCTGGAGACCGGCGTGGCGCGTCCCTGGCGCGTGGCCGTGGTATCGGCCGTGGACGTGGCGGGCGCCGGCGCCTGGACCCAGTTGGGCGGGGCCACGCTCACGGGCACCTACACCAACTTCGCGTTCACCAAGATCGCGAGTTCCAAGGATTCCACCGGCGCCGCGCAGGCGTGCAGCACGCAGACGGACAACAACAGCTGCCTGCGCCAGTCGCATTTCAGCGACGTGCAGGGCACGGTCCACTGGGAGAAATCGTTCTTCGAGATCAACGCGCAGACCGGCTATCGGTTTGGTGACAACAACGACGTCACCCCCGATTCGCGCCGGTGGGCGTCGGCGAGCGCCGTCGTCTGGCTCTCGTCCGACATGGCGGTGGTCGTGGGCGGCGGGCGGCAGCCGGCCAATCCGGCCCGCGGGCTGCCGGCCCGCAATTATGCCAACCTTGGCGTGATGCTTGCCGCATGGCCGGCGATGACCGAGGGCGCCGTGCCCATCGAAGCCCGCGCCAGCGCGATCAGCAAGTTCGATATCAGTTCGGCCGGCACGTCCCTGGAGCGCGTGCAGGTGCACATCGCGGGCGTGCAGTCGGTGGACGTCATGGGCGACTTCACCGATTGGGAGCCGGTGGCGATGGTCCAGCGCGGCCGCGACCTCTGGGAAGCCCTGGTGCCCATCGGCGCCGGCGTGCACCAGCTCAACGTGCGCGTGGACGGCGGCAAGTGGCAGCCGCCCCCGGGCGCGCCCACGATGCGCGACGGATTCAACGGCGAAGTGGGCGTGCTGGTGATCCGGTAG
- a CDS encoding DEAD/DEAH box helicase, whose amino-acid sequence MLHAVADAGYREPTPIQLQAIPLVLKGRDIMGLAQTGTGKTAAFTLPIVDRLTGGPRRTRALILTPTRELCVQVEESVQKYAKYADLDVAPVYGGVPLDPQQKKLRAGVDVVVATPGRMIDHLERQNVVFDDLEVLVLDEADRMLDMGFAPQINRIVAEIPRYRQTLLFSATMPPEVEALARKYLRKPIVVQIGIRSSAASTVTHAVYPVPQERKTALLAQLLKESGMDSVLVFSRTKHGSDRVVRDLEHEGISATAMHADKTQAQRTKALADFKDGKIRVLVATDIAQRGLDISGISHVINYDVPQQPEDYVHRIGRTGRADATGDAFTFMAPNEIAMVRTIERMIGAPIARISVPGFDFGTVAAD is encoded by the coding sequence GTGTTGCACGCCGTGGCGGATGCCGGATATCGCGAGCCGACGCCCATCCAGTTGCAGGCCATTCCGCTCGTTCTCAAGGGCCGCGACATCATGGGGTTGGCGCAGACCGGCACCGGCAAGACGGCGGCGTTCACGCTGCCGATCGTGGACCGGCTCACGGGCGGGCCGCGCCGCACGCGAGCCCTCATCCTCACGCCCACGCGCGAGCTGTGCGTGCAGGTGGAAGAGAGCGTGCAGAAGTACGCCAAGTACGCGGACCTCGACGTGGCGCCGGTGTACGGCGGGGTACCGCTCGACCCCCAGCAGAAGAAGCTGCGGGCCGGCGTCGATGTCGTGGTCGCCACGCCGGGCCGGATGATCGACCACCTCGAGCGGCAGAACGTGGTGTTCGACGACCTCGAAGTGCTGGTGCTCGACGAGGCGGATCGCATGCTCGACATGGGGTTCGCGCCGCAGATCAACCGGATCGTGGCCGAGATTCCGCGCTACCGGCAGACGCTCCTGTTCAGCGCCACGATGCCGCCCGAAGTCGAGGCCCTGGCGCGCAAGTACCTCCGCAAGCCGATCGTCGTGCAGATCGGCATTCGTTCCTCCGCGGCGAGCACGGTGACGCACGCCGTGTACCCGGTGCCGCAGGAGCGGAAGACGGCGCTGCTGGCGCAACTGCTCAAGGAGAGCGGGATGGACTCCGTGCTCGTGTTCAGCCGCACCAAGCACGGCTCTGATCGCGTGGTGCGGGATCTGGAGCACGAGGGCATCAGCGCCACCGCCATGCACGCCGACAAGACGCAGGCCCAGCGCACCAAGGCCCTGGCCGACTTCAAGGACGGCAAGATCCGCGTGCTCGTGGCCACCGACATCGCCCAGCGCGGCCTCGACATCTCCGGGATCTCGCACGTGATCAACTATGACGTGCCGCAGCAGCCCGAGGACTACGTCCACCGCATCGGGCGCACCGGCCGCGCCGACGCCACGGGGGATGCCTTCACGTTCATGGCGCCCAACGAGATCGCGATGGTCCGCACCATCGAGCGCATGATCGGCGCGCCGATCGCGCGCATTTCCGTGCCGGGGTTCGATTTCGGCACGGTCGCCGCCGACTGA
- a CDS encoding alpha/beta fold hydrolase, whose translation MHDGVRLRVLEAGSPAGRPMVLVHGWGASAYSYRDALPALAAAGFRAIALDLPGHGLSDKPSALDAYSRPAMTAAVGALLDALDVRDACVVGVSMGGAIALGLAIERHPRVGAIAPINPAGLGNVRFMAIAKAVTPLGLRDLAPYIVSRPLVDLFLHLAYWDSSRVTARVVDEYWATSRQPGYAAAVVACLHRFSWEPYPAAALAGISCPVLLVLGTHDHLIAAGETAAGAVPGLRTVRVAGGHAVNEECPADVNAALVAFARE comes from the coding sequence GTGCACGACGGCGTCCGCCTGCGGGTGCTCGAAGCGGGATCGCCCGCTGGCAGGCCCATGGTCCTCGTGCACGGCTGGGGCGCATCGGCATACTCGTATCGCGACGCGCTGCCGGCGCTGGCCGCGGCGGGATTCCGCGCCATCGCGCTCGACCTGCCCGGGCACGGCCTGAGCGACAAGCCGTCGGCCCTGGACGCGTACTCGCGCCCCGCGATGACCGCCGCCGTGGGCGCGCTGCTCGACGCGCTCGACGTGCGCGACGCATGCGTGGTGGGCGTGAGCATGGGAGGCGCGATCGCCCTCGGGCTGGCCATCGAGCGCCATCCGCGCGTGGGCGCCATCGCGCCCATCAATCCGGCGGGGCTCGGGAACGTGCGGTTCATGGCGATCGCGAAGGCGGTCACGCCGCTGGGGCTACGCGACCTGGCCCCGTACATCGTGTCCCGCCCGCTCGTGGACCTGTTCCTGCACCTGGCCTACTGGGATTCATCGCGCGTGACCGCGCGCGTCGTGGACGAGTACTGGGCCACGTCGCGCCAGCCGGGATATGCGGCGGCCGTGGTGGCATGTCTGCATCGATTCTCGTGGGAGCCGTATCCGGCGGCGGCACTCGCCGGCATCAGCTGTCCGGTGCTGCTCGTGCTCGGCACCCACGATCACCTGATCGCGGCCGGCGAGACCGCCGCTGGGGCGGTTCCCGGGCTGCGTACGGTGCGCGTGGCGGGGGGGCACGCCGTGAACGAGGAGTGCCCGGCCGACGTGAACGCGGCGTTGGTCGCGTTCGCGCGCGAGTAG
- a CDS encoding alpha/beta fold hydrolase yields MRGEFVDVGGVRLYYYAAGTRGAGEPVVLIHGFPASGHLWNDVVPLLPPGHRIVVLDLLGYGRSDPPAADDLSVHGHADRVLALLDALGIRDALLVGHGLGGGIAQSLAVRFPARVSRLCLVNSVAFDAWPTRTARMWRRLHALISLAPPSWAQSVLRTTLQRGYAHAERGVHSLEHYARAFAGPDGRATLVRHLRAMDAEQTMALAPRLGSIAAPTAVVWGRGDPFFPVAVGERLRDAIPGATLDVLASAGHFLPEDTPAALGAVISGLLAR; encoded by the coding sequence ATGCGCGGTGAATTCGTGGACGTCGGTGGCGTGCGACTCTACTACTACGCGGCCGGCACGCGCGGGGCTGGCGAGCCGGTGGTGCTGATCCACGGATTCCCGGCGTCCGGGCATCTGTGGAACGATGTCGTCCCGCTGCTGCCTCCCGGGCATCGCATCGTCGTGCTCGACCTGCTGGGGTACGGCCGGAGTGATCCGCCGGCCGCCGACGATCTGAGCGTGCACGGACACGCCGACCGCGTGCTCGCGCTGCTCGACGCGCTGGGCATTCGCGATGCGCTGTTGGTGGGCCATGGGCTGGGCGGCGGCATCGCGCAGTCGCTGGCGGTGCGGTTTCCGGCGCGCGTGTCCCGGCTGTGCCTCGTGAATTCGGTGGCGTTCGACGCCTGGCCCACGCGCACGGCGCGGATGTGGCGGCGACTGCACGCCCTGATCAGCCTGGCGCCGCCGTCGTGGGCGCAGTCCGTGCTCCGGACCACGCTCCAACGCGGCTATGCGCACGCCGAGCGCGGCGTGCATTCGCTGGAACATTACGCCCGCGCGTTCGCCGGCCCCGACGGCCGGGCCACGCTCGTGCGGCACCTGCGCGCGATGGACGCCGAGCAGACCATGGCGCTGGCGCCGCGGCTGGGATCGATCGCCGCCCCGACCGCCGTGGTCTGGGGACGCGGCGATCCGTTCTTCCCGGTGGCGGTGGGCGAGCGGCTGCGCGATGCGATTCCCGGCGCGACCCTGGACGTGTTGGCGAGCGCCGGTCACTTCCTGCCCGAAGACACGCCGGCCGCGCTGGGTGCGGTGATCAGCGGCCTGCTCGCGCGCTGA